A window of the Azospirillum brasilense genome harbors these coding sequences:
- the coxB gene encoding cytochrome c oxidase subunit II → MDRRSGRSEGRRRSWRGAALAGGMGLLAACERGPQSALHPAGRNAEAILDLTLILVAGGGVIFLFVMALAGYAVIARPERFPGSRAWIIGGGIVFPIVTLTALQVYEFAVARQLSDTGGVEPLRIEVTGYMWWWEIRYPGAGEGGEVLRTANRLVIPAGRPVEVVVTAADVIHSFWVPSLGGKMDMIPGHENRLILVGEQPGTYRGQCAEYCGAQHALMAFDVVVEPPDRFDEWLASERRPAAEPDGPQQAAGRDAFLHSGCGSCHTVRGTPANGAAGPDLTHVGGRGALAAGTLPNTPEALAGWIAGAQHIKPENRMPSFPILGGDDLHAIAVWLESLK, encoded by the coding sequence ATGGACCGCAGGTCTGGCCGCAGCGAGGGACGCAGACGGAGTTGGCGGGGAGCGGCCCTGGCCGGCGGAATGGGGCTCCTGGCGGCCTGCGAGCGGGGTCCGCAATCCGCGCTCCACCCCGCCGGACGCAACGCCGAGGCGATCCTCGACCTGACGCTGATCCTGGTCGCCGGGGGTGGGGTCATCTTCCTTTTCGTCATGGCGCTGGCGGGTTACGCCGTCATCGCCCGGCCGGAACGTTTCCCCGGAAGCCGCGCCTGGATCATCGGCGGCGGCATCGTCTTTCCCATCGTCACTCTGACGGCGCTTCAGGTCTACGAGTTCGCCGTGGCCCGGCAGTTGTCGGACACCGGCGGTGTGGAGCCGCTGCGCATCGAGGTCACCGGCTACATGTGGTGGTGGGAGATCCGCTATCCCGGCGCCGGGGAGGGGGGTGAGGTGCTGCGCACCGCCAACCGCCTCGTCATCCCGGCCGGGCGGCCGGTGGAGGTGGTGGTGACCGCGGCGGATGTCATCCACAGCTTCTGGGTGCCCAGCCTGGGTGGCAAGATGGACATGATCCCCGGCCACGAGAACCGGCTGATCCTGGTCGGGGAGCAGCCCGGCACCTACCGCGGTCAATGCGCTGAATATTGCGGCGCCCAGCACGCGCTGATGGCCTTCGACGTGGTGGTGGAGCCGCCCGACCGTTTCGATGAGTGGCTGGCCTCCGAGCGCCGCCCCGCCGCGGAGCCCGACGGGCCGCAGCAGGCTGCCGGGCGCGACGCCTTCCTGCACTCCGGCTGCGGGTCCTGCCACACGGTGCGCGGGACGCCGGCCAACGGGGCGGCCGGGCCGGACCTGACCCATGTCGGCGGGCGCGGCGCGCTGGCCGCCGGGACGCTGCCCAACACGCCGGAGGCTCTGGCCGGCTGGATCGCCGGGGCGCAGCACATCAAGCCGGAGAACCGCATGCCGTCCTTCCCGATCCTGGGCGGCGACGATCTGCACGCCATCGCCGTGTGGCTGGAGAGCCTGAAATGA
- a CDS encoding PDC sensor domain-containing protein, whose protein sequence is MSKRFSLLLSTAAVLTVLGTLPAYAADPALEANVRKTVSPQTQTWLADPAVVDAVKAQNAQNKGLDQAKIDAMDNDWKAAAKAKSANPTYDKIAANAVTKRLKEVTDKSNGRIVEILLMDNRGLNVAQTGGTSDYWQGDEPKWQKVYSGGSDLYMTDPEKDAGTNAMLTEVSVPVLDPASKEKIGVAMIVLDTNKLGN, encoded by the coding sequence ATGTCCAAACGCTTTTCCCTGCTCCTGTCCACCGCGGCGGTCCTGACGGTGCTCGGCACCCTGCCGGCCTACGCCGCCGATCCCGCCCTGGAAGCCAACGTCCGCAAGACGGTGAGCCCGCAGACCCAGACCTGGCTCGCCGACCCGGCGGTCGTCGACGCCGTCAAGGCCCAGAACGCTCAGAACAAGGGCCTCGACCAGGCCAAGATCGACGCCATGGACAACGACTGGAAGGCGGCGGCCAAGGCCAAGTCCGCCAACCCCACCTACGACAAGATCGCCGCGAACGCCGTGACCAAGCGTCTGAAGGAGGTGACGGACAAGAGCAACGGCCGGATCGTGGAAATCCTGCTGATGGACAACCGCGGCCTGAACGTGGCCCAGACCGGCGGCACCTCCGACTATTGGCAGGGCGACGAGCCGAAGTGGCAGAAGGTCTACAGCGGCGGCTCCGACCTCTACATGACCGACCCGGAGAAGGACGCCGGGACGAACGCCATGCTGACCGAGGTCAGTGTTCCCGTGCTCGATCCGGCCAGCAAGGAGAAGATCGGGGTGGCGATGATCGTGCTCGACACCAACAAGCTCGGCAACTGA
- a CDS encoding c-type cytochrome, with the protein MRRVLTIIGLVLGAQAVGGFLFAWSGLYSVAASKEHWPPVYWFFSMAMRSSIETHAAFVSDPPDLDDPALIRRGAGHYEDGCAPCHGAPDVGRNPISRHMLPTPPFLPGHAGDWTDKQLYWITYNGIKYAGMPAWPAQARDDEPWAVAAFLRRLDGMSAEEYRRLAFGETPPDGDRSALSDLAMLDGSAREVLDNCARCHGYDGAGGGPGDSTAAFPRLSGQNADYLFHALKAYAEGGRHSGIMQPVAAGLDDSILRILADHYAGQTAAPYPPPPADADPALLELGARLAESGDRATGVPACSGCHGEDRDPRYPRLDGQHASYIADQLRLWQKDAHGDTPLSRIMGAAVRNLTEEQIRALSLHYAQSRPRQTAETEGER; encoded by the coding sequence ATGCGCAGAGTTCTGACGATCATCGGGCTGGTTCTGGGCGCCCAAGCGGTGGGGGGCTTCCTGTTCGCCTGGTCGGGGCTCTACAGCGTCGCCGCCAGCAAGGAGCACTGGCCGCCGGTCTACTGGTTCTTCAGCATGGCGATGCGCAGCTCCATCGAGACGCACGCCGCCTTCGTGAGCGATCCGCCCGACCTGGACGACCCGGCGCTGATCCGGCGCGGCGCAGGACACTACGAGGACGGCTGCGCTCCCTGCCACGGCGCGCCGGACGTCGGGCGCAACCCGATCTCGCGCCACATGCTGCCCACCCCGCCCTTCCTGCCGGGTCATGCCGGGGATTGGACGGACAAGCAGCTCTATTGGATCACCTACAACGGCATCAAATACGCCGGCATGCCCGCTTGGCCGGCGCAGGCGCGCGACGACGAGCCCTGGGCGGTGGCCGCCTTCCTGCGCCGGCTCGACGGCATGAGCGCCGAGGAATACCGCCGCCTCGCCTTCGGGGAAACGCCGCCGGACGGCGACCGCTCGGCCCTGAGTGACTTGGCGATGCTGGACGGCTCCGCCCGCGAGGTGCTGGACAATTGCGCCCGCTGCCACGGCTATGACGGTGCCGGGGGCGGCCCCGGGGACAGCACCGCCGCCTTCCCCCGCCTGTCCGGCCAGAACGCCGACTATCTCTTCCACGCGCTGAAGGCCTACGCCGAGGGCGGGCGGCACAGCGGCATCATGCAGCCGGTGGCCGCCGGGTTGGACGATTCGATCCTGCGCATCCTGGCCGACCATTATGCGGGGCAGACGGCGGCCCCCTACCCGCCCCCGCCCGCCGACGCCGATCCGGCCCTTCTGGAACTGGGCGCCCGGCTGGCCGAGTCCGGCGACCGCGCCACCGGGGTTCCGGCCTGTTCCGGCTGCCATGGCGAGGACCGCGACCCGCGCTACCCCCGCCTCGACGGCCAGCACGCGAGCTACATCGCCGACCAGCTCCGCCTCTGGCAGAAGGACGCGCACGGCGACACGCCGCTGTCCAGGATCATGGGCGCCGCTGTCCGCAACCTGACGGAGGAGCAGATCCGCGCCCTATCCCTGCACTACGCGCAGAGCCGCCCGCGGCAGACGGCGGAGACGGAGGGAGAGCGCTGA